One window of the Carnobacterium maltaromaticum DSM 20342 genome contains the following:
- a CDS encoding oligosaccharide flippase family protein produces the protein MKTINAKSTNHVFINILHLFFGTIVTKFIGAIATILYANYTDVKDYGVLSIALSFSAILTFLTDSGISHTAIREGTKKNSDIGKIMYSYVTVRVILFFLVSLFSTIFIYFVYRNDLQMQQAILLLVIPSLVGSLLQGVGGTFFQIIEKMNYVSYINIILGVGNSLALFLGILFQLSIGTICLVYGLSSVLAGIYGLAISVRAISFKKEFDRKILYQLLSFTTNSAIIILTPQLGPIILAKVLSVTDVAYYSAAFKIPAMLYQFPALIATAFYPKLFSLGNDKNSSEHRKTSSLELQLMTILGVGLALPFILNPEYWILTLLGQKYLPSVNVLLILSFLVFIQAIKYPLADFLTTYGLQWQRTLIMLIGLAISIIGYIVLGQRFGIVGGALAPVFAEVIMIIGCALFITNGLSFLFKNIALILLSGILTSFFFIAFLTQMNYLFAIVIVEFIFIFLTILSNKNVQKIINLAITKLKMSFR, from the coding sequence TTGAAAACAATCAATGCTAAATCTACGAACCATGTTTTCATAAATATTCTACACTTATTTTTTGGAACCATTGTCACTAAATTCATCGGGGCCATCGCCACTATCTTATACGCAAATTATACTGATGTAAAAGATTATGGTGTATTATCAATTGCTCTATCTTTTTCAGCGATATTAACCTTTCTAACTGATTCTGGGATCAGTCATACCGCGATACGGGAAGGAACTAAGAAAAATTCTGATATTGGGAAAATAATGTACTCTTATGTGACCGTAAGAGTCATTTTATTCTTTTTAGTTTCCTTATTTTCAACCATTTTCATTTATTTTGTCTATCGAAATGATTTACAAATGCAACAAGCTATCTTGCTCCTAGTCATTCCCTCATTGGTGGGGTCATTATTACAAGGGGTCGGTGGAACTTTTTTTCAGATCATTGAAAAAATGAACTATGTTTCTTACATCAATATTATTCTTGGCGTCGGAAATTCTCTTGCTCTTTTTTTAGGTATTTTATTTCAGCTTTCAATTGGAACTATTTGTTTAGTTTATGGGTTATCCAGTGTTCTTGCTGGAATTTATGGACTGGCTATCTCAGTCCGAGCAATCTCTTTTAAAAAAGAATTTGATCGAAAAATACTTTACCAGTTACTATCCTTTACAACGAACAGTGCGATTATTATCTTGACGCCACAGCTAGGACCAATTATTTTAGCTAAAGTTTTATCTGTAACAGATGTTGCTTACTATTCTGCAGCTTTTAAAATACCAGCCATGCTTTATCAGTTTCCAGCATTAATTGCGACAGCTTTCTATCCAAAATTATTTTCCTTAGGTAACGATAAAAATAGCAGTGAGCATCGAAAAACAAGCAGCTTAGAGCTTCAATTAATGACTATTTTAGGGGTAGGATTAGCCTTGCCTTTTATTTTAAATCCTGAGTATTGGATTTTAACTTTATTAGGTCAAAAATACTTGCCTTCTGTAAATGTACTTTTAATTTTATCTTTTTTAGTTTTCATCCAAGCAATAAAGTACCCTTTAGCTGATTTTTTAACTACTTATGGACTACAATGGCAACGTACGTTAATTATGCTGATTGGGCTCGCTATTTCAATCATAGGCTATATCGTTTTAGGACAACGCTTCGGAATTGTTGGTGGCGCATTAGCCCCAGTGTTTGCAGAGGTTATTATGATTATAGGCTGTGCATTATTCATTACGAATGGATTGTCTTTTTTATTCAAAAACATAGCTTTAATTTTATTAAGTGGCATTCTAACCAGTTTTTTCTTTATCGCATTTTTAACACAAATGAATTATTTATTCGCTATCGTTATTGTTGAATTTATTTTTATTTTTCTAACTATATTATCTAACAAAAACGTTCAAAAAATAATCAATCTAGCGATTACTAAACTGAAAATGTCTTTCCGTTGA
- a CDS encoding O-antigen ligase family protein: MLDIATQKTSRYSLFLTLFILFQPLLDLLTTFSLLVLKSSITPGILIRFLVALTSVIYLILMKKNEKNRLFLIYLLSLGVILSLNLLTTYLFKDLYILSEEVKSVAKISYYVIMLLAYITAFKELQLANKLNNYFPKVIIYATILVNLVMIIAKLTSTSVSSYMYMKAGQSGWFYAGNELGSLLAIAFPVVLWYTLKKSSQLKKLYFWIPTLLTVYSLLIIGTKVGYGAIILTLPIAFLTIFIEIYFNKQYNLKMYILNASITLALFIGVLIITPMISVSTNTTIHLDYLAEQKTITEVDSSSENTQEAAVEAEVPSSPDIPADKDTELNELIYSGRTVYLAQYKTFFKEANLSQKAFGMGYGGNYKDQPKTIEMDFYDIFYQFGFIGAFVLLLPLLYYGFNLIKVMWANKKMILQLKYILILASLAIALGIAYIAGHILTAPAVSIYFVSILAYLIVELNLD, translated from the coding sequence ATGCTAGATATAGCTACTCAAAAAACAAGTCGTTATTCTTTATTTTTAACACTCTTTATTCTTTTTCAACCTCTATTAGATTTATTGACTACCTTTAGCCTTCTAGTTTTAAAATCATCCATTACTCCGGGGATTTTAATTCGCTTTTTAGTTGCCTTAACTAGTGTCATCTATTTAATTTTGATGAAAAAAAATGAGAAAAACCGATTATTTTTAATTTATTTACTTTCCTTAGGTGTTATTTTAAGTCTTAACTTACTCACTACCTATCTGTTTAAGGATCTTTATATTCTTTCAGAAGAAGTAAAATCAGTTGCCAAAATTTCTTATTATGTCATTATGCTACTAGCCTACATTACGGCTTTTAAGGAGCTCCAGCTAGCTAATAAATTAAACAACTATTTTCCTAAAGTAATTATTTATGCGACTATTTTAGTTAACTTAGTAATGATAATCGCTAAGTTAACCTCTACCAGTGTATCTTCTTATATGTATATGAAAGCTGGGCAAAGTGGCTGGTTTTACGCTGGAAATGAACTAGGATCCTTATTAGCTATCGCATTTCCGGTTGTTCTTTGGTATACACTAAAAAAAAGTAGCCAACTAAAAAAACTTTATTTTTGGATACCGACGCTCTTAACTGTCTATTCTTTATTAATTATTGGAACTAAAGTAGGGTATGGCGCAATAATTCTAACCTTGCCGATTGCTTTTCTAACCATCTTTATCGAAATTTATTTCAATAAGCAGTACAATTTAAAGATGTATATTCTTAACGCAAGTATCACTTTAGCTCTATTCATAGGTGTGCTTATTATTACTCCAATGATTTCAGTTAGCACAAATACTACCATTCATCTCGACTATTTAGCTGAGCAAAAAACAATTACTGAGGTTGATTCTAGCTCTGAAAATACACAAGAAGCAGCTGTTGAGGCAGAAGTCCCCTCATCACCCGATATTCCTGCTGATAAAGACACCGAACTAAATGAATTAATCTACAGCGGTCGAACCGTTTATCTAGCTCAATATAAAACATTCTTTAAAGAAGCTAATTTATCACAAAAAGCTTTTGGAATGGGTTATGGTGGGAATTATAAAGATCAGCCTAAAACAATTGAAATGGATTTTTATGATATTTTTTATCAATTTGGCTTTATTGGGGCTTTTGTCCTTCTGTTACCTCTACTTTATTATGGTTTCAACTTAATAAAAGTAATGTGGGCTAATAAAAAAATGATTCTGCAATTAAAATATATACTCATCTTAGCTAGTTTGGCTATAGCATTAGGCATTGCCTATATAGCTGGTCACATCTTAACAGCGCCAGCAGTCAGTATCTATTTTGTTTCTATTTTAGCTTATCTAATTGTTGAACTTAATTTAGATTGA
- the rplI gene encoding 50S ribosomal protein L9, which translates to MKVIFLQDVKGKGKKGESKNVADGYAQNYLIKNGLAKEATSSSLSELQGQKKAQEKHDAEILKEANDLKAFLEDEKTVITMPAKAGEDSRLFGSITSKQIADAVKKQFDVKLDKRKIDLTTPIRNLGAAKIDVKIHPEVVATLTINVIKED; encoded by the coding sequence ATGAAAGTTATTTTTTTACAAGATGTAAAAGGTAAAGGTAAAAAAGGTGAATCTAAAAATGTAGCAGATGGGTACGCGCAAAACTACCTAATTAAAAATGGTTTAGCTAAAGAAGCAACATCTTCTAGCTTAAGCGAATTGCAAGGTCAGAAAAAAGCGCAAGAGAAGCATGATGCAGAAATTCTAAAAGAAGCGAATGATTTAAAAGCCTTTTTAGAAGATGAAAAAACGGTTATTACAATGCCTGCTAAAGCAGGAGAGGATAGTCGTTTATTCGGTTCTATTACAAGTAAGCAGATTGCAGATGCTGTTAAAAAGCAATTTGATGTGAAATTAGATAAGCGAAAAATTGATTTAACTACTCCTATTCGTAACTTGGGAGCTGCTAAAATTGATGTTAAGATTCACCCAGAAGTAGTAGCAACATTAACTATTAATGTAATCAAAGAAGACTAA
- a CDS encoding DHH family phosphoesterase, with translation MEKNLPHEKLPVFLRDKKLKIASLVLGIILFSVIVVAFFANFWIGVTLFFLFIVISLLVLYALKKITVETNKYIADLSYRIKRGEQEALIKMPIGILLYNEEYELQWANPYLQLYFGKQEVLGRKIADIDKELAGIIKKNQESGLTNIKWGNKDFQMIVQDDIKVVYLMDITQYAKIKEQYIEEQIVIGNIFIDNYDEIVQSMNDRSVSNLNNFVTTQLTNWAREHHIYLKRVSDDRFIVLMYMKSLDKIESEKFSIIDRIRERTSKQNFPLTLSIGLAYGDKDLSDLAKLAQSNLDLALGRGGDQVVVKSADEEARFYGGKTNPMEKRTRVRSRMISQALQEIMKQTDLIFVMGHKYPDMDAIGACLGIRRIAEMNNKEAYIVVNPEEFSNDIARLMQEVEKDPNISRYIITPEKAQEIISPASLVIMVDHHRPTITIAPDLLKVTNQVVVIDHHRRGEDFPENPVLVYIEPYASSTAELITELFEYQSNEATPINKIEATAMLAGMIVDTRSFSLRTGSRTFDAASYLRSCGADAVMIQRLLKENVDVYLLRSHLIESIEFLSENMAVATGEEDRVYDTVVAAQAADTMLSMADVDASFVITKRSDGRIGISARSLGEINVQIIMERLGGGGHLSNAATQIEGCTVAEAKEQLRKVIQGQIKEEV, from the coding sequence ATGGAAAAAAATCTGCCTCACGAAAAGCTTCCAGTTTTTTTGAGAGATAAAAAGCTGAAAATAGCTTCATTAGTTTTAGGGATAATTTTATTCTCAGTAATAGTAGTAGCTTTCTTTGCTAATTTTTGGATTGGTGTAACTTTGTTTTTCCTATTTATTGTAATATCATTATTGGTATTATATGCTCTGAAAAAAATCACAGTTGAAACAAACAAATATATTGCAGACTTATCTTATCGTATAAAAAGAGGAGAACAAGAAGCTTTAATAAAAATGCCAATTGGAATCCTTTTATATAATGAAGAATATGAGTTGCAATGGGCAAATCCATACTTACAATTATACTTTGGAAAACAGGAAGTATTAGGTAGAAAGATTGCCGATATTGATAAAGAGTTAGCTGGAATTATTAAAAAAAATCAAGAATCTGGACTAACAAATATAAAATGGGGCAACAAGGATTTTCAAATGATTGTTCAAGATGATATAAAAGTTGTTTACTTAATGGATATTACCCAATATGCAAAAATTAAAGAACAGTATATTGAAGAGCAAATAGTTATTGGTAATATTTTTATTGATAACTATGATGAAATTGTTCAATCAATGAATGATCGAAGTGTTTCAAATTTAAATAATTTTGTCACAACTCAATTAACCAATTGGGCGAGAGAGCACCATATTTATTTAAAAAGAGTTTCTGATGATCGATTTATTGTCCTTATGTATATGAAGTCATTAGATAAAATTGAATCAGAAAAATTTAGTATTATTGATCGAATTCGAGAACGAACATCTAAACAAAATTTCCCATTAACTTTAAGTATTGGTTTAGCATATGGAGATAAGGATTTGAGTGATCTCGCAAAACTTGCTCAAAGTAATCTTGATTTGGCATTGGGTCGAGGTGGGGATCAAGTTGTTGTGAAATCCGCAGATGAAGAAGCTCGTTTTTATGGTGGGAAAACAAATCCAATGGAGAAACGAACACGTGTTCGTTCTAGGATGATTAGTCAAGCATTACAAGAAATTATGAAACAAACAGATTTAATTTTTGTTATGGGTCATAAATATCCAGATATGGATGCTATTGGGGCTTGTTTAGGCATTAGACGTATCGCTGAAATGAACAATAAGGAAGCCTACATCGTTGTTAATCCAGAAGAATTTAGTAATGATATTGCACGTCTGATGCAAGAAGTTGAAAAAGACCCTAATATTAGCCGTTATATTATTACACCAGAAAAAGCTCAGGAAATTATTTCACCAGCATCGTTAGTTATTATGGTGGATCATCATCGACCAACGATTACGATTGCTCCTGATTTGTTGAAAGTAACCAATCAAGTTGTTGTAATTGATCATCATCGTAGGGGCGAAGATTTCCCTGAGAACCCTGTTTTAGTTTATATTGAACCTTATGCTTCATCTACTGCAGAATTGATTACAGAGCTTTTTGAGTATCAATCTAATGAAGCGACTCCAATTAATAAAATAGAAGCAACAGCTATGCTAGCCGGAATGATAGTTGATACACGAAGTTTCTCACTACGAACAGGTTCTCGAACCTTTGACGCAGCTAGTTATTTAAGATCTTGTGGAGCAGATGCTGTTATGATTCAGCGTTTATTAAAAGAAAACGTTGATGTATATCTTCTAAGAAGTCATTTAATAGAGTCTATCGAATTTTTAAGTGAAAATATGGCTGTAGCGACTGGCGAAGAAGATAGAGTATATGATACAGTAGTAGCAGCACAAGCTGCTGATACAATGCTTTCAATGGCTGATGTAGATGCATCATTTGTTATCACAAAGCGCTCCGATGGACGAATAGGGATTAGCGCCCGTAGTCTTGGCGAAATCAATGTTCAAATCATTATGGAGAGGTTAGGTGGCGGTGGTCATTTATCAAATGCAGCAACTCAAATAGAAGGCTGCACTGTTGCTGAAGCTAAGGAGCAACTTAGAAAAGTCATCCAAGGACAAATAAAGGAGGAAGTATAA
- the rpsR gene encoding 30S ribosomal protein S18, with the protein MAQQRRGGRKRRKVCYFTANHIDNIDYKDVELLKRFVSERGKILPRRVTGTCAKHQRKLTIAIKRARIMGLLPFVSAE; encoded by the coding sequence ATGGCTCAACAACGTAGAGGCGGACGCAAGCGCCGTAAAGTTTGTTATTTCACAGCAAACCATATTGATAATATTGATTACAAAGATGTTGAATTGTTGAAACGCTTTGTTTCTGAAAGAGGTAAAATTTTACCTCGTCGTGTTACAGGAACATGCGCTAAACACCAACGTAAATTAACAATTGCAATTAAACGTGCTCGTATTATGGGATTATTACCATTCGTATCAGCTGAATAA
- the ssb gene encoding single-stranded DNA-binding protein produces the protein MINRVVLVGRLTKDADLRYTSSGTAVASFTVAVNRQFTNQSGEREADFINCVAWRKTAETLANFTRKGSLVGVEGRIQTRSYDNQQGQRVYVTEVVVDTFSMLESKSTNEQRQSHDTSGSNGGATSPSKPSQQSGGYQQNSYNSNANNQSSAPQQQYQNSNRNEDPFASSGQPIDISDDDLPF, from the coding sequence ATGATTAACAGAGTTGTTTTAGTTGGAAGATTAACAAAAGATGCAGATTTACGATATACTTCTAGTGGTACAGCCGTTGCTTCTTTTACTGTGGCAGTCAATAGACAGTTTACAAACCAGAGTGGGGAACGCGAAGCTGATTTTATCAACTGTGTAGCATGGAGAAAAACTGCTGAAACACTTGCTAATTTTACACGCAAAGGGTCTTTAGTTGGAGTGGAAGGTCGTATTCAAACACGGTCTTACGATAACCAACAAGGGCAACGTGTTTATGTTACTGAGGTGGTTGTTGATACGTTCTCAATGCTTGAGTCAAAATCAACAAATGAGCAACGTCAAAGTCATGATACAAGTGGTAGTAATGGTGGGGCAACTAGTCCTTCTAAACCTTCACAACAATCAGGTGGCTATCAACAAAATTCTTATAACAGCAACGCAAATAATCAATCTTCAGCTCCTCAACAACAATATCAAAATTCCAATCGGAATGAGGATCCATTTGCTTCAAGTGGACAACCTATTGATATCTCAGATGATGACTTACCATTCTAA
- the rpsF gene encoding 30S ribosomal protein S6, whose amino-acid sequence MSQTAKYEINYIIRPNIEEAAKAALVERFDTILKDNGAEIIESKDWSKRRLAYEIKDFREGIYHIVKLTATDAAAINEFDRLAKISDDIIRHIVIREEV is encoded by the coding sequence ATGAGTCAAACAGCAAAGTATGAAATTAATTACATTATCCGTCCTAACATTGAAGAGGCAGCGAAAGCAGCTCTTGTTGAACGCTTCGATACTATCTTAAAAGATAATGGCGCTGAAATAATCGAATCTAAAGACTGGTCGAAACGCCGTTTAGCTTACGAAATTAAAGATTTCCGCGAGGGAATTTACCATATCGTTAAGTTAACTGCAACTGATGCAGCGGCTATCAATGAATTTGATCGTCTAGCTAAGATTAGTGATGATATTATTCGTCATATCGTAATTAGAGAAGAAGTGTAA
- the gyrA gene encoding DNA gyrase subunit A, whose translation MAEEFKENISEINLTKEMRTSFLDYAMSVIVARALPDVRDGMKPVHRRILYGMNELGVTPDKPYKKSARIVGDVMGKYHPHGDSAIYESMVRMAQPFSYRNTLVDGHGNFGSVDGDGAAAMRYTEARMSKIAMEMLRDINKDTIDYQDNYDGSEREPEVLPARFPNLLVNGATGIAVGMATNIPPHNLSEVISALHILMNNPDATTADLMEVLPGPDFPTGGLVMGKSGIRRAYETGRGSITIRAKVEIEILKNGKERIVVHELPYMVNKAKLVERIADLAREKRIEGITDLGDESDRDGMRVVIDVRRDVSASVVLNNLYKLTPMQTSFGFNMLAIVKGVPKVLSLKSILENYLEHQEIVIRRRTEFDKRKAEARAHILEGLRIALDHIDEIIKIIRGSKTGEIAKNELMERFSLSEKQAQAILDMRMVRLTGLERDKIEAEYNDLVELIKDLTDILASSTRIHTIIETELLEIQDRFADPRRTELLVGEVLSLEDEDLIEEEDIVITLTHNGYIKRLPNNEFRAQRRGGRGVQGMGVHDDDFIEKLISCSTHDTLLFFTNNGKVYRAKGYEIPEYGRTAKGIPAINLLGIDSGEKIQAIINVKGQAADNHFLFFTTLKGVVKRTSVSAFANIRSNGLKSIVLREDDELMNVCVTDGDQNVIIGTHLGYAVTFNENTVRDMGRSASGVRGIRLREDDYVVGMDVMKPDSEVLVITENGYGKRTKASEYPIKGRGGKGIKTANITAKNGNLAGLTTVNGEEDIMLITNTGVIIRFDVDTVSQTGRATLGVRLIRVGEDAIVSTMAKVDAEPIEEEVETETTPIVSEASNELDDSNTAEEIENDTDLDQE comes from the coding sequence ATGGCCGAAGAATTTAAAGAGAATATCTCCGAAATTAATTTAACCAAAGAAATGCGAACTTCATTCTTGGATTATGCCATGAGTGTTATTGTTGCCCGCGCTTTGCCAGATGTACGAGATGGCATGAAGCCAGTTCATCGTCGAATTTTATATGGAATGAATGAATTAGGCGTTACGCCTGATAAACCGTACAAAAAATCTGCGCGTATTGTTGGAGATGTTATGGGGAAATACCATCCCCATGGAGATAGTGCGATATATGAATCAATGGTACGGATGGCACAGCCATTTAGTTACCGAAATACATTGGTTGATGGACACGGAAACTTTGGGTCTGTCGATGGAGATGGAGCAGCTGCTATGCGGTATACGGAAGCCCGTATGTCGAAAATAGCGATGGAGATGCTGCGTGATATCAATAAGGATACAATTGACTACCAAGACAACTACGATGGCTCAGAACGCGAACCAGAGGTCTTACCGGCACGCTTTCCTAACTTACTAGTCAATGGAGCTACCGGTATTGCGGTAGGGATGGCAACTAATATTCCGCCACACAATTTATCAGAAGTTATTTCAGCACTGCACATCTTGATGAACAATCCTGATGCAACAACAGCTGATTTGATGGAAGTATTACCTGGCCCAGATTTCCCAACTGGGGGATTAGTGATGGGTAAATCTGGAATTCGTCGTGCATATGAAACGGGTCGAGGATCAATTACAATCCGAGCAAAAGTAGAAATTGAAATTCTAAAAAATGGTAAAGAGCGGATTGTTGTTCACGAATTGCCTTACATGGTGAATAAAGCGAAATTAGTTGAACGAATTGCTGATTTAGCTCGTGAAAAACGAATTGAAGGAATCACTGATTTAGGTGATGAATCCGATCGAGATGGTATGCGTGTAGTCATTGATGTCCGTCGTGATGTTAGTGCCAGTGTTGTTTTAAATAACCTATACAAATTAACGCCAATGCAAACTTCTTTTGGTTTCAACATGTTAGCAATTGTTAAAGGTGTGCCAAAAGTACTAAGTTTAAAATCTATTTTAGAAAATTATTTAGAGCATCAAGAAATTGTGATTCGTCGTAGAACAGAATTTGATAAGCGTAAAGCTGAAGCACGTGCGCATATTTTAGAAGGTTTACGAATTGCTTTAGATCACATTGATGAAATCATCAAAATTATTCGTGGCTCTAAAACAGGTGAGATTGCCAAAAATGAATTGATGGAACGTTTCAGTTTATCTGAAAAACAAGCGCAAGCCATTTTAGATATGCGTATGGTACGTTTAACTGGTTTAGAGCGAGATAAAATTGAAGCTGAATACAATGACTTAGTTGAATTGATTAAAGATTTAACAGACATTTTAGCCAGCAGCACACGAATTCATACCATTATTGAAACTGAATTACTTGAAATTCAAGATAGATTTGCGGATCCTCGTAGAACCGAGCTATTAGTTGGCGAAGTGCTAAGTTTAGAAGATGAAGATCTAATCGAAGAAGAAGATATTGTCATAACTTTAACTCATAATGGCTATATTAAACGTTTGCCTAATAATGAATTTAGAGCACAGCGTCGCGGTGGTCGTGGAGTTCAAGGAATGGGCGTTCATGATGATGATTTCATTGAAAAATTAATTTCATGTTCAACTCATGACACGTTATTATTCTTTACAAATAACGGAAAAGTTTACCGCGCTAAAGGATATGAAATTCCAGAATATGGCCGTACAGCAAAAGGTATTCCAGCGATTAACTTACTAGGAATTGATTCTGGTGAGAAAATCCAAGCGATTATCAATGTTAAAGGACAAGCAGCAGACAATCATTTCCTATTCTTCACAACACTTAAAGGTGTAGTGAAACGGACGTCTGTTAGCGCATTTGCCAATATTCGTAGCAACGGACTAAAATCAATTGTTCTTAGAGAAGACGATGAACTGATGAATGTTTGTGTAACGGATGGCGATCAAAATGTGATTATTGGAACACATTTAGGTTATGCTGTAACCTTTAATGAAAATACGGTTCGTGATATGGGACGTAGTGCAAGTGGTGTTCGTGGGATTCGTTTACGTGAAGATGACTACGTTGTTGGAATGGACGTAATGAAACCTGATTCAGAAGTTCTTGTGATTACTGAAAATGGCTATGGAAAACGAACTAAAGCTAGTGAATACCCAATTAAAGGTCGTGGTGGTAAAGGAATCAAAACTGCTAATATTACGGCTAAAAATGGAAATCTTGCTGGATTGACAACAGTAAATGGCGAAGAAGACATTATGCTGATTACCAATACAGGAGTTATTATTAGATTTGATGTTGATACCGTCTCTCAAACAGGTCGAGCAACCTTAGGAGTACGATTAATTCGTGTTGGTGAGGATGCAATTGTTTCGACAATGGCTAAAGTAGATGCTGAACCAATTGAAGAAGAAGTAGAAACAGAAACAACTCCTATAGTATCTGAAGCTAGTAATGAATTAGATGATTCAAATACAGCTGAAGAAATAGAAAATGATACAGATTTAGATCAAGAATAA